The genomic stretch AAGATAAATGGTAACAGGTATTGGTGCCTCATAGTAAGTATCTCTAAGCCAACCATGCAGAGGGAAGATTGGTATCTTCACTGCAAAAGCCAAAAGAAAACTTAAAAAGAGAAGAATCTGCAAGTCGGGTGGCATCCTCACAGAGTAAAGCACGGAAAAATCAAAACTTTTACTGACAAAGTAAACAGCTATGACACCCACGAACAAAAAGCTACTGAAGCCAAAGGTATAAAGAAGAAACTTCATTGAGGCATATCCAGCCCTTTCACCACCCCACCGATGAATAAGCAAAAAGGCTGGTATAAGCATCGCCTCGTAGAAGAGGAAAAACTCTAACAGATTGGTCGACAGGAAGTAACCCATTACGATGCCTTCAAGTAACAGGATCATAGAAAGGTAGGAGGATATCTTTTCCTTTACGGTCTTTATCGATAGCAAGATCACAACCACACTTATAAGCGCTGTTAGAAGCAAAAATACACCATTCAAGTGGTCGATCCCGAAACCAAGATTAACCCCCCATGAGCTGATCCACGGATATAGATCGACTAATTGAAAACTTTTTACCGAAGGATCAAGAGACAAAAAGGACAGCAGAGTGATAATCAAGGTTGCCAGAGAGGAGAGCAAACCCGCGAAAATACCTACGCCCCGATGCCTTATGACCACAGTAAGTCCTGCCCCCAAGAGAGGCAGTAATACCAAGATCGTAGATATACCAACCACGTTTTCAGCTAGAATCCTCATTCCCCTTACCCTCCAATGATCAAATACGCAACTAACACGAGAAACAATGACAAAATCATGTAAGTGGCGTAATCCTGTATCTTTCCATTCTGTATAATGCCGATTACGTCGCTAAGTATCCTTAACCTCCTCGCTAAAAGATCTGCTAAAGGATAGACAACTCTGTGTTCAAAGCTCGAAACCCGTTCCCCGAAAGGTATGGTTACCCTATCCATGAGCCATCTGTAAGCCACTCCAACGTAGTTATACTCTGCCGGGACTACCGTCTTGTTAAGGCCTCTCACGAATACAAATCCAACCTTTCGGTAAAACCAGTCCGTATCCAAGTTTAAAACTGGTTTTGGTTTCAGTTTCTTAAGGAAGGTGCTGAAAACCAATCCGGTAAAGGCAAAAAGCCCTAATGTATCAAGTATATGTTGCAGGGTGTAAGGTTTGTACTCTATGGGATATGGCAGGAGTTTATAAAAGACCCCCGGGAAACATCCGATCACTATGCAAAGGGCTGACGCAAAAGCCATTGCAATGCTCATGTTTGCTGGAATAGGCGAGCTTCTGTAATCCGTCCTCGGTTCGGAAAAGAATGTATAGTAACCCATCTTCAAGACGATACTCAAGAACGTTCCTGTTGTAGCAAGATTCAAAAGAAGATAGGCAAATGAATTATGAATCTCCGCCGATGCGGAAATGGTTACTGCCTTGCTAACAAAACCACTTGTTAATGGCAGTCCAGATATCGAAAGACCACCGACAAAGAAGAAAAGCGCAACTATCGGGCTATATCTGTAAAAACCACCAAGCTCTGAGATCTTTTCCTTGCCTGTTGCATATATGACGGCACCCGCAGACATAAAGAGTAGACCCTTATAAATGATGTGAGCGAATGCATGAGCAGAAGAACCATCAAGTGCCATTGCTGTACCCAGCCCAACCCCACAGACCATGTAGCCAACCTGACTTATAATGTGGTAGGACAGCAGCCTTCTTAGATTGTTCTCCATTGTTGCGTATATAACCCCATATATTGCCATGATTGCCCCAAAATATATCAATAGCTCAGTCCCAGGAAATGCCCTGATCAAGGCATAGACTGCTGATTTCGTGGTGAATGCGCTAAGAAACACACTCCCATAAATGGTGGCACTCGGATACGCATCTGGTAGCCACGCATTCAAGGGGGGCACAGCTGCGCACAACATAACGCCGAGAAGAATCAGCCAAAAGAACGGCTCATTACTGTAACGAGTAAGGTTTGTGAACTCGACTGATCCAATACTGGTTATATAAAGCATCATACCCGCAAATACCATTAAGCCACTGAATACGTGAACCATTATGTATCTGTATCCAGCCTTTACAGCCTGCTTAGACCTTTGTGCCCAGATGAGCAGGACTGCACTGAACGCTAACATTTCCCAAAACAAATAGAAACTCAAGATATCTGCAGCAAACACAACACCTAAAGCGCTTCCACAATACATTAGCCCTGCAAGATGCTGCAGCCAGTCATCTATGTGATAGCAATAGATCATCCCGATGAGTCCGACTATGCAAAACACATAAGCAAACAAAAGACTCAGGCTATCTACCCTGACCAGAGGCGTGATCTCGTACCCAAATAAGCTGATAGATCCGTAATGCCCAGGCGAAGATGTCAGGCAGATAAAAAGGGCCGAAGCAGTCAACAAAACAGCGTACGGAGATCTGACCCTCTTGGACAATAATGGTGTAAGAAAAGCCCCAAATATAAGAACCAATCCTGGATGCAAAAAGCTATTCAGCATAATAGTCCTCCTTCTTGCTAAGGATCTTGCTAAGGAGTTTTGCAATGAGAACTATCAAGCCAGCTCCGACAAACCCAAGAATGCAGCCAAATCCAGGCACCTTCTCAAAAGGAAAATGAGGATGTCCGTATCCTAGTGCCGTTAAGAAGACAGCCTCGAGTATGAAGATTAAGACACACGATACGTAAAGCCAGCCTTTAACGGTCATCTTCATATCACCGTCTTTATGAGCTTTATCAAAAAGTCTGGATATATCCCGAGCAAAATGGTAAACAAAGCAGTTATCAACAACGGGATGGCACAGAAGTAGTTTTCCTTAACGCTCTCGAGGGATGTAGGGTCATCTGGATTCATAAAGAATGCCCTGTAAACGATAGGCAAGAAGTACGCAGCATTAAGAAGTGAGCTCGTTACGAACACACCTACGAGTATGGGTTTACCTATGGCAAGTGCTCCCTCTACGAGATAAAACTTTGAGACAAAACCTGCGAACACTGGGATACCGATCATACTCAGGGTTGCCAGGAGGAAGGAAAACATCGAGACAGGCATCTTTCTACCTATACCGTTTAGTTGACTTATCTCAGTCTTATGGGAAGAGACATATACAGAGCCAGCAACGAAAAACATGGTTATCTTAGAAAACGCGTGCATGCTTATATGTATGAGTCCGCCTACGATAGCCGCTGGTGACAGCATTGTCACCCCGAGGATGATATATGAAAGGTTACTCACAGTTGAAAAGGCAAGTCTTGCCTTAAAGTTATCACGTGTAAGTGCAATACAGGATGCAGTTATAATGGTAAATGCTGTTAAGATGAAAAGGATGTCCTGTATACCGAGTGACTTTATTGTTTGAGGACCGTAAACATGAAGGATAACTCTCGCTATCGAGAACACACCCGCCTTTACTACGGCAACTGCGTGAAGAAGAGCACTTACTGGTGTAGGTGCAACCATTGCTGCGGGTAACCAACTATGCAGTGGCATCACGGCTGCCTTCGTAAAACCGTATACGTAAAGGAGCAAGGCCAATTGAAGCAGTCCCTTGTGCAAGTCGGTCAGTTCTTGAGAGATTATGCCTCCATGCCTGAATTCAAGCGTTCCCGTAAGTATGTATGTGATAACTATCGCTGCAAGTGCAAATAGCTTTGCTCCGCCGAGCAGATATATTACATATTGCCTTCCACCTTCCAGCGATTCCTTATCCTCTTTATGGGCAACCAAAGGTATGGTTGCAATAGTTAGTGCCTCATAGAAGATAAACATTGTAAAGAGGTTTGATGCAAAGGCGATACCCATGGTAGATGCAAGGGAGATAGCAAAACATGCAAAGTATCTCGTCTGAGCATGCTCTTGAAGTGATCTCATGTAACCGATTGAATAAAATGTAGTCAATACCCATAAGAAGGATGCCCCTATAGCAAACAGTAGGCCCAAACCATCCACCTTAAAGGCAAGATCTATACCAGGAAGGATCGTTGCTATCTTTATAGCAATCTCTTTGCCTTCAAGGAAAGGAGGTATCATCATTACTACAAAAGAAAACTTCAACACCCCTGCTATAATTGATACAGCCTCACGCAAATTAGGGTTTCTATCCCCTATTAGAACTATCAGACCAGCTGCAAGCAGGGAAACACAAATCGCACACAGTGGCAGTAGCTCCATCATCTTTTAACCCCTCGCGATGCAAGGAAATCTGATCTTTCTGGCAAGTCCTCCTTAAGTTCGCTTAAATCTGATAAGTCTATGTTTCCACGCAGGCTAAAGTTCCCGACAAGCAAAGAAAGCCCCACTGCAACAGATCCTGCTGCCACAGCGATTGTAAAAAGCACAAGAACCTGTCCCCTTAGATCCTGCAGATAATGTGACAACGCAACAAGGGCAAGGTTTACACCGCTTAACATCACCTCAAGCGATATAAGGAGGAGTATTAAATTTCTGTTAATAAGCACACTTATCAAACCCATACCAAAAACTGTAGCCGCAAGGATCAGGTAAAGCTCCAGTGATATCATGACCTACCCCTCCATGCAATCGCCACAACTGCAATCATCGGGATTAGCAGTATCACACCAATTAGAAAGAAAGGAAAGGCAAACTCGTTAAAAAGAACTGACCCAACCGCTTTTGTATGTCCAACCCTTTCGATGTATTCAATGCTGTATTGTCCCTTCCATGTAGGCATAATCTTTGAAAGCGTCAATGCCAGAACGGCCATCATAGCGAGTCCTACTGCCACCCTTCCCTGCCAAAGATTCGTAAATCTTTCTTCTCTTGGCATTTCCCTTACGCCAAGCAAAAATACTGTAAAAAGAAACATCACAAGTATCGCTCCTGCATAAACTATAATCTGAACAGCTGCAAGAAACTCCGCATTAAGGAATAAATAAAGCACTGCTATATGCATGAAAAGTAGCAGCAGCCACAATACTGCATGGATAGGATTACGCCTTGAAAGTGCCATTAAAGTTATCCCTATTATCGATAAG from Thermodesulfitimonas autotrophica encodes the following:
- a CDS encoding monovalent cation/H+ antiporter subunit D family protein, encoding MMELLPLCAICVSLLAAGLIVLIGDRNPNLREAVSIIAGVLKFSFVVMMIPPFLEGKEIAIKIATILPGIDLAFKVDGLGLLFAIGASFLWVLTTFYSIGYMRSLQEHAQTRYFACFAISLASTMGIAFASNLFTMFIFYEALTIATIPLVAHKEDKESLEGGRQYVIYLLGGAKLFALAAIVITYILTGTLEFRHGGIISQELTDLHKGLLQLALLLYVYGFTKAAVMPLHSWLPAAMVAPTPVSALLHAVAVVKAGVFSIARVILHVYGPQTIKSLGIQDILFILTAFTIITASCIALTRDNFKARLAFSTVSNLSYIILGVTMLSPAAIVGGLIHISMHAFSKITMFFVAGSVYVSSHKTEISQLNGIGRKMPVSMFSFLLATLSMIGIPVFAGFVSKFYLVEGALAIGKPILVGVFVTSSLLNAAYFLPIVYRAFFMNPDDPTSLESVKENYFCAIPLLITALFTILLGIYPDFLIKLIKTVI
- a CDS encoding NADH-quinone oxidoreductase subunit J family protein, with product MLYLIFGYFALSIIGITLMALSRRNPIHAVLWLLLLFMHIAVLYLFLNAEFLAAVQIIVYAGAILVMFLFTVFLLGVREMPREERFTNLWQGRVAVGLAMMAVLALTLSKIMPTWKGQYSIEYIERVGHTKAVGSVLFNEFAFPFFLIGVILLIPMIAVVAIAWRGRS
- a CDS encoding Na(+)/H(+) antiporter subunit D; the protein is MLNSFLHPGLVLIFGAFLTPLLSKRVRSPYAVLLTASALFICLTSSPGHYGSISLFGYEITPLVRVDSLSLLFAYVFCIVGLIGMIYCYHIDDWLQHLAGLMYCGSALGVVFAADILSFYLFWEMLAFSAVLLIWAQRSKQAVKAGYRYIMVHVFSGLMVFAGMMLYITSIGSVEFTNLTRYSNEPFFWLILLGVMLCAAVPPLNAWLPDAYPSATIYGSVFLSAFTTKSAVYALIRAFPGTELLIYFGAIMAIYGVIYATMENNLRRLLSYHIISQVGYMVCGVGLGTAMALDGSSAHAFAHIIYKGLLFMSAGAVIYATGKEKISELGGFYRYSPIVALFFFVGGLSISGLPLTSGFVSKAVTISASAEIHNSFAYLLLNLATTGTFLSIVLKMGYYTFFSEPRTDYRSSPIPANMSIAMAFASALCIVIGCFPGVFYKLLPYPIEYKPYTLQHILDTLGLFAFTGLVFSTFLKKLKPKPVLNLDTDWFYRKVGFVFVRGLNKTVVPAEYNYVGVAYRWLMDRVTIPFGERVSSFEHRVVYPLADLLARRLRILSDVIGIIQNGKIQDYATYMILSLFLVLVAYLIIGG
- the nuoK gene encoding NADH-quinone oxidoreductase subunit NuoK; amino-acid sequence: MISLELYLILAATVFGMGLISVLINRNLILLLISLEVMLSGVNLALVALSHYLQDLRGQVLVLFTIAVAAGSVAVGLSLLVGNFSLRGNIDLSDLSELKEDLPERSDFLASRGVKR
- a CDS encoding complex I subunit 4 family protein; this translates as MRILAENVVGISTILVLLPLLGAGLTVVIRHRGVGIFAGLLSSLATLIITLLSFLSLDPSVKSFQLVDLYPWISSWGVNLGFGIDHLNGVFLLLTALISVVVILLSIKTVKEKISSYLSMILLLEGIVMGYFLSTNLLEFFLFYEAMLIPAFLLIHRWGGERAGYASMKFLLYTFGFSSFLFVGVIAVYFVSKSFDFSVLYSVRMPPDLQILLFLSFLLAFAVKIPIFPLHGWLRDTYYEAPIPVTIYLSAVLGKMGIYGLLRVLPAFPVALANLGHWVVLLCLFSFVYAACLALSERDIKTMLSYMSLSHVGIIAAGAFTNTLYGFEGAALQSFNHGILSAALFSVALILYTRTGSFAIDGYGALAKRAPWLVFFTCAFIMAIGGFPGLNYFNGELLLLGGIFSVSKILGALAILGIGIGVTYKAWFFYRVFLRKPGAELSRFVSDLRKVELAVFWVLLVVTIYLGLNPGFIIGELQNFFASIGGGRS